In the genome of Chryseobacterium phocaeense, the window AGTTCCCAGAGTATGTCTTCAGAGGTATTCAGATGAATAAAAATATTCTTGCAGTGGGCGTGTTTGATACTGTTCTGGATAAATTCCTGGGTAATTCTCAGTAATACATTTTTATGGACAAAGCCCAGATCAAGCTGCTTGAAGTTGTGTTCAAAAGTTACCTGGCAACGCTTGAAAGTATTGGTATTGTCAACCTCTTCCTGGATCAAAGTTACGATTTCCTTTTGGTTAATATTATCGTCAGTCAGTGTTTTTGAGAGGCTTCTGAGATCCTGCAGCGACTGATTGATAATCTGGGAAACCTGATCTATTCTTTCGCTCACTTCAGGGACTCTGTTTTCGTACAGAAGCTGTTGGGTGTACAGGCTTACCAATGTTAATTTCTGACCTATATTGTCATGGAGTTCACGGCCTATCTGCTGCATGGTGGCCTGCTGGATCTCAAGCTGGGTAGCCAGAAGCTCCCGCTTGTGAATTTCGTTCTTTACTTCAATTTCATTCAGATATTCTTTTTTACGCTGCTGGTATTTTCTGATATAAATCACTACAGCGGATACAAACAGGACAAAGAAAACATTGAATAAAATAAGTGTTATGATGAGCTCTGTTTTCCCCATATGAATGAAATTGAAAATAATAGATACATGATAATTCCTGACAGGAGAAAGTACGAAAAATAGATATTATGAAGTTCCCTGTATTCCTTAATAAGATTAAAGAAGGTCCAGAACGGCAGTGTTCCTATATAAAATAACGTTACCCCGAGGTTGATGTAAAACATTTTATTCCTG includes:
- a CDS encoding sensor histidine kinase, yielding MGKTELIITLILFNVFFVLFVSAVVIYIRKYQQRKKEYLNEIEVKNEIHKRELLATQLEIQQATMQQIGRELHDNIGQKLTLVSLYTQQLLYENRVPEVSERIDQVSQIINQSLQDLRSLSKTLTDDNINQKEIVTLIQEEVDNTNTFKRCQVTFEHNFKQLDLGFVHKNVLLRITQEFIQNSIKHAHCKNIFIHLNTSEDILWELNLKDDGTGFDSSKVQSNGIGLTNMKNRAAIIGADFSFNSSEEAGTELNIILKKQP